A single Dechloromonas denitrificans DNA region contains:
- a CDS encoding YqgE/AlgH family protein produces MDSVNLTDNFLIAMPTLEDPYFSNALVYICEHNENGALGIIVNRPLDMNLAGLLEKIEIKLDAEGLAKLPVYFGGPVQLDRGFVLHRPIGQWQSTLAVNSEVGLTSSRDVLTSVGSAGLPSEIIVTLGYAGWEAGQLEDELAQNSWLTVPAKSEILFDMPPEERLPAAMQKLGISFSQLSDTAGHA; encoded by the coding sequence ATGGATAGCGTCAACCTCACCGATAACTTCCTGATCGCCATGCCGACTCTGGAAGACCCGTATTTTTCCAACGCCCTCGTTTATATCTGCGAACACAACGAGAACGGCGCGCTGGGGATTATCGTCAACCGGCCGCTCGACATGAATCTGGCCGGTTTGCTGGAAAAAATCGAGATCAAGCTTGATGCCGAAGGACTGGCCAAATTGCCGGTCTATTTTGGTGGCCCGGTGCAACTCGACCGCGGCTTCGTGCTGCATCGCCCGATCGGGCAATGGCAATCGACGCTGGCGGTGAATAGCGAGGTCGGCCTGACCAGTTCGCGTGACGTGCTGACCTCGGTCGGCAGCGCCGGTCTGCCGTCCGAGATCATCGTCACGCTCGGCTACGCGGGCTGGGAGGCCGGTCAGCTCGAGGATGAGCTGGCCCAAAATTCCTGGCTGACCGTGCCGGCCAAGTCCGAAATCCTGTTCGACATGCCGCCGGAAGAGCGCCTGCCGGCCGCAATGCAAAAACTCGGCATCAGCTTTTCGCAGCTTTCCGATACTGCCGGACATGCCTGA
- a CDS encoding cryptochrome/photolyase family protein yields the protein MNNEKALVWFRRDLRDNDHAALSAALADGQEVYCAFVFDSEILDALPSKHDRRVHFIRESLLELDAALRAKGGGLIVRHGRATEEIPGLARQLGVTTVFANRDYEPAAKRRDAEVATRLAASGIAFVHMKDQAIFDGHEVLTQAGKPFSVFTPYKNAWLKRLTAADCASWPDQGRYAGRELAGVPRLDEIGFEATDLPELGIRPGMSGARALWEEFAAGRIQRYGALRDFPAIKGVSYLSVHLRFGTLSIRELVRTALASGADTWLSELIWRDFYFMILDHFPHVVGHAFKPDYDAIQWESWPAGYAAWCQGRTGYPLVDAAMRQLNHCGWMHNRLRMVVASFLTKDLGLDWRLGEKYFAEQLNDFDLSANNGGWQWASSSGCDAQPYFRIFNPVTQSEKFDPEGSFIRRYVPELAKLANKYIHAPWQMERGEQEALGVVIGRDYPAPLVDHGRAREKTLARYAVVKKAV from the coding sequence ATGAATAACGAAAAAGCCCTCGTCTGGTTCCGCCGCGACCTGCGCGACAACGACCATGCCGCCCTGAGTGCGGCACTTGCCGATGGGCAGGAGGTGTATTGCGCCTTTGTGTTCGACAGCGAAATTCTCGATGCACTGCCTTCAAAACACGATCGCCGCGTCCATTTCATCCGCGAATCACTGCTTGAGCTCGACGCCGCACTGCGTGCCAAGGGGGGCGGACTGATCGTTCGCCATGGCCGGGCCACCGAGGAAATTCCCGGGCTCGCCCGCCAGCTCGGCGTGACAACCGTGTTCGCCAACCGCGATTACGAGCCGGCCGCCAAACGACGCGATGCCGAGGTCGCAACCAGGCTCGCGGCATCCGGCATCGCATTTGTGCACATGAAAGACCAGGCCATCTTCGATGGTCACGAAGTACTGACCCAGGCCGGCAAGCCGTTCTCGGTATTCACGCCTTACAAAAATGCCTGGCTGAAACGCCTGACCGCCGCCGACTGCGCCAGCTGGCCCGATCAAGGACGCTACGCCGGCAGGGAACTGGCAGGCGTCCCCCGTCTTGACGAGATCGGTTTCGAGGCGACCGACCTCCCCGAACTGGGCATCCGTCCCGGCATGTCCGGCGCCCGAGCATTGTGGGAAGAGTTCGCTGCCGGCCGCATCCAGCGCTACGGCGCGCTGCGCGATTTCCCGGCCATCAAGGGCGTCTCCTACCTCTCGGTACATCTCCGCTTCGGCACCCTCTCGATCCGCGAACTGGTCCGCACCGCCCTGGCGAGCGGCGCCGATACCTGGCTCAGCGAACTGATCTGGCGCGACTTCTATTTCATGATCCTCGACCACTTTCCGCACGTGGTCGGCCACGCCTTCAAGCCGGACTACGATGCCATTCAATGGGAAAGCTGGCCGGCCGGCTACGCCGCCTGGTGTCAGGGACGCACCGGCTACCCGCTGGTCGACGCCGCGATGCGCCAACTGAACCACTGCGGCTGGATGCACAACCGGCTACGCATGGTCGTCGCCTCGTTCCTGACCAAGGATCTCGGCCTCGACTGGCGGCTCGGCGAGAAATACTTTGCCGAGCAGCTCAACGACTTCGACCTGTCGGCCAACAATGGCGGCTGGCAGTGGGCATCGTCGAGTGGCTGTGACGCCCAGCCGTATTTCCGTATCTTCAACCCGGTAACCCAATCGGAGAAATTCGACCCGGAAGGCAGCTTTATCCGGCGCTACGTGCCGGAACTGGCCAAGCTTGCCAACAAATATATCCACGCGCCCTGGCAAATGGAACGCGGCGAACAGGAAGCACTGGGTGTGGTGATCGGCCGGGACTACCCGGCACCGCTCGTCGACCATGGCCGGGCCAGGGAAAAAACCCTGGCCCGTTACGCCGTGGTCAAAAAGGCTGTCTAA
- the ruvX gene encoding Holliday junction resolvase RuvX has protein sequence MPEGTVLAFDFGEKRIGVATGETLLRNAHPLTVIHAESNDDRFAAIGKLVAEWQPVQLVVGLPSHTDGTPHEMTRRAQKFAERLERRFKLPIGFADERLTSVDAESRLRETGRNSRSAKPLLDAVAAQLILQTWFESPHHVTPA, from the coding sequence ATGCCTGAGGGCACAGTCCTCGCCTTTGACTTCGGTGAAAAGCGCATCGGCGTTGCCACCGGCGAAACCCTGCTGCGCAACGCCCATCCGCTGACGGTGATCCATGCCGAGTCGAACGATGACCGCTTTGCCGCCATCGGCAAGCTGGTTGCCGAATGGCAGCCGGTGCAATTGGTGGTGGGTTTGCCTTCGCACACCGACGGGACTCCGCACGAGATGACCCGCCGGGCACAAAAATTCGCCGAACGTCTCGAACGCCGCTTCAAACTGCCGATCGGTTTTGCCGACGAGCGGCTGACCTCGGTCGATGCCGAATCCCGATTGCGCGAAACCGGCCGCAACAGCCGATCGGCCAAGCCGCTGCTCGATGCCGTCGCCGCCCAACTCATTCTTCAAACCTGGTTCGAAAGCCCGCACCATGTCACCCCTGCCTAA